The Salinibaculum sp. SYNS191 genome has a window encoding:
- a CDS encoding 1,4-dihydroxy-2-naphthoyl-CoA synthase, with product MVSELFDPDEWTAVDAFDFRDITYHRGTDVPAARIAFDRPEVRNAFRPETVDELYTALDHARKQADVGCVLLTGNGPSEKDGGWAFCSGGDQSIRGDSGYEYHDDDEEAAQQGVGRLHILEVQRLIRFMPKPVVCVAPGWAVGGGHSLHVVCDMTIASEEAIFKQTDADVASFDAGFGSAYLAKQVGQKKAREIFFLGKDYSAEEAAEMGMVNEVVPHEDLEDVALDWADTITRKSPMAIRMLKFAFNATDDGMVGQQVFAGEATRLGYMTDEASEGRDAFNEGREPQFRDYPWHY from the coding sequence ATGGTTTCGGAGCTATTCGACCCCGACGAGTGGACGGCCGTCGACGCCTTCGACTTCCGCGACATCACGTACCACCGCGGGACCGACGTCCCCGCGGCCCGCATCGCCTTCGACCGGCCGGAAGTCCGCAACGCCTTCCGCCCGGAGACGGTCGACGAACTCTACACCGCCCTGGACCACGCCCGCAAGCAGGCCGACGTGGGCTGTGTCCTCCTGACGGGGAACGGCCCCAGCGAGAAGGACGGCGGCTGGGCCTTCTGTTCGGGCGGCGACCAGTCCATCCGTGGCGATTCTGGATATGAATACCACGATGACGACGAGGAGGCCGCCCAGCAGGGCGTCGGCCGCCTCCACATCCTGGAGGTCCAGCGACTCATCCGCTTCATGCCCAAGCCCGTCGTCTGTGTCGCGCCGGGGTGGGCCGTCGGCGGCGGCCACTCGCTGCACGTCGTCTGCGACATGACCATCGCCAGCGAGGAGGCTATCTTCAAGCAGACCGACGCGGACGTGGCGAGTTTCGACGCCGGGTTCGGCTCGGCCTACCTCGCGAAACAGGTGGGCCAGAAGAAGGCCCGCGAGATATTCTTCCTCGGGAAGGACTACAGCGCCGAGGAGGCGGCGGAGATGGGGATGGTCAACGAGGTGGTCCCCCACGAGGACCTGGAGGACGTCGCGCTCGACTGGGCGGACACCATCACGCGGAAGTCGCCGATGGCGATTCGGATGCTCAAGTTCGCGTTCAACGCGACGGACGACGGGATGGTCGGCCAGCAGGTCTTCGCCGGGGAGGCGACGCGACTGGGCTACATGACTGACGAGGCCAGCGAGGGGCGGGACGCGTTCAACGAGGGGCGGGAGCCGCAGTTCCGGGACTACCCCTGGCACTACTGA
- a CDS encoding 1,4-dihydroxy-2-naphthoate polyprenyltransferase: protein MTATADISRTQAWLMAARPQTLPAGAAPVLLGAAVAVYEGVFAPLPALAALVGALLIQVGTNFANDYYDAVNGADTDEREGFTRVTAGGLIEPRKVKYAMAATYGLAVVVGLYLVYVGGVPILVVGLSSIVAGVLYTGGPYPYGYYGLGDFFVFLYFGLVAVTGTYYVQSVTEVAGAFPTTLPPGTVTPAVVVAGLGAAGLSTCILVVNNIRDLETDRETGKRTLAVMLGYRWSRAEFAGLIGLSYAVPPVLWLAFGYPVTVLAPLLSLPLAVTLSRTVMTRTDGSALNPALERTGQLLAIYAVLLAAGLVAPGVT from the coding sequence ATGACAGCGACCGCCGACATCTCGCGCACGCAGGCGTGGCTGATGGCCGCCCGGCCACAGACGCTGCCGGCGGGCGCAGCCCCGGTCCTCCTCGGCGCGGCGGTGGCGGTGTACGAGGGCGTCTTCGCACCGCTGCCCGCCCTCGCCGCGCTCGTCGGCGCGCTCCTCATCCAGGTCGGCACCAACTTCGCCAACGACTACTACGACGCCGTCAACGGGGCCGACACCGACGAGCGGGAGGGATTCACCCGCGTGACCGCCGGCGGTCTCATCGAACCCCGGAAGGTCAAGTACGCGATGGCCGCCACCTACGGCCTCGCGGTCGTCGTCGGCCTCTATCTCGTCTACGTCGGCGGCGTCCCCATCCTCGTCGTCGGCCTCTCCAGCATCGTCGCCGGCGTGCTCTACACCGGCGGCCCCTACCCCTACGGCTACTACGGGCTGGGCGATTTCTTCGTGTTCCTCTACTTCGGGCTGGTCGCAGTGACCGGAACCTACTACGTCCAGTCGGTGACCGAGGTGGCGGGCGCGTTCCCGACGACGCTCCCGCCGGGGACGGTCACGCCAGCAGTCGTCGTCGCCGGCCTCGGCGCAGCGGGCCTGTCGACGTGTATCCTGGTCGTGAACAACATCCGCGACCTGGAGACCGACCGCGAGACCGGCAAGCGCACGCTGGCGGTCATGCTGGGCTACCGGTGGAGCCGCGCGGAGTTCGCGGGCCTGATTGGGCTGTCCTACGCAGTGCCGCCCGTCCTCTGGCTGGCCTTTGGCTACCCGGTGACCGTGCTGGCACCGCTGCTGTCGCTCCCGCTCGCGGTCACGCTCTCCCGGACGGTCATGACACGGACCGACGGGAGCGCGCTGAACCCGGCGCTGGAGCGGACCGGCCAGTTGCTCGCCATCTACGCCGTGTTGCTGGCCGCCGGCCTGGTCGCCCCAGGGGTGACGTGA